The Solanum dulcamara chromosome 2, daSolDulc1.2, whole genome shotgun sequence region TTTGTATACCAATTATAACCAATGTTTTGACTTAAattgtgaaagaaaaaaaaaagggggtgTGGGGGATGTCAAAATTGTGTGGTGgatttaaaattctttttaaatgaTTATATGAAATACTAAAGGAGTCATTTGGTTTATGGAATAAGAGATTATAATTTCGAAATTAACTTTTTTCATGATTCGAATCTATGTAGAAATGCTTAACATATGATATACCAAAAAAACTATTTATTAGGGGgctatttatataatattttaaaattttaaatttgactattattattttaatttatatagttacttaatgataaatttaatattgaaagaaaataataaatttctcTCAACTAGTAAAATAGAtaactaaaacaaaaaaattatgttttttttttaaaaaaaatgtcaagTAAAATTGGACAAAGCGAGTAGTATTTATATGGCCTCCATTGAGATCTACGATAAAATTTGGGAAGTGAATTATACATGTTACATAATGTACCcgtgttatatatattttttggtttCTTATTTGGTGTTCGATATCCATATTGAAGTCCGATTAAATTCGAATTCATGTCAGGAAGTCTCACATTGAGGGTAATGCGCTCTCTAACAAAGGCGACTCTGTATCTCAGGAAACTCGAACCCGAAACCTCTAATTAAGGATGAAGAATCGGAGTACTTACCACTCCACCACAATCCTAGTTGGTATAGTTGTATTTGGTATTATGGTTGTATAAtgctattttattttacttggttgttTTGGGGGTGGGGCGTAGGGGTATGGGGTATCAAGTGGAAAGTGGGACCCACATAAGAGGCATTGCACATACTTTGATGGCCCCCATAGTGTCCTATTTACTAGACCAATACAATTTTGGACCATTCTCCAAATTCACCTATAAGAAACCACGCTTTCCACTCAAACTTCAACACATTCAATTCAATCTCTCAACACACAAcaaaagggaaagaaaaaaaaaaaaaaacatcatcaAGAACTTAAAGctctaaatcaagaaaatcaaaGATTCCATTTTTCTTCcttcattttcttgatttttctttttttgcaaCCAACacaatttttgaattaaagatgAAGATGGGAAGCACAAATATGGGAAGTTCAAAGAGGAGAGTTTCAAGTAGAGGAGTTGGAGGAGTTCTTAGAGAACAAAGGGCAAAACTTTATATTATTAGAAGATGTGTGGTCATGCTCCTTTGTTGGCATGATTGAAAATCtcttatattttttgtattgttCTTTTTCCCTCATCTTGGGAGTGTACATAGCAATGGAGGAAATTAAATTAGTTAAAATGGGGGTTAAATTAACAATTTTGTGCTAAtttagattattattattaaggtTAGTTCTTCTTGTATACATATCGGATAGTTTCAATCAAAGAAGAAGATTTTGATTCAATTTTGtgtctaatttctatttcttTCTCTTTACTCCTCTTAAGGGTTGTTTGATTACATCAATTCGAGATTATTTCGATATAAAATTTGGGATTAATTAGTTTCATAATTGTATTCTTAGTTgtataatttcaaaattataattttgggATAACTTGTTTCGAAGAATTTTTTGCTCTATGTCAAgtttttataattcaattccTTATAATGTTTTCTACTATAGGGAAATTCAAGTGCAATTTAGATGTTGGTCAAATACTTTGGTCATGGAGATTTAATTTGTTAGAAATTAGTTGATCCAAAATTAGATTATTAAGTACATCTAAATTAGATTAATCTTAATTTCAACGTTCATCTGAATTAAAGTTCTACCATCTATTTTTGAGTGTTTATTATTTTAGGTTTTGGTGAGGGAAGAGGAGGGAATACTTTAGTGCCTTcttaattaaagattaaagttcATATGAATGATTAATTTTTGAATGCATGATCTAAAGAGCAAAACTTTTTTATGATTACAAGGTTGAATTTAGCTCCTAAAGCTAAGATTATCAAGTAGGCCCATAAATTAATCATTTTATGAAGCAATTGGCTGTTAGGATCAAATATACATAAAGTTAGTCAAACAAATCCCAAACTTTTTGGTACTGTTGGAAAAGCACGCTTAATAAGTGTTTAAAGCACaaaaattatgttgtataaataacatttttgtcacttcttttatttattttgtatcaatttAT contains the following coding sequences:
- the LOC129874340 gene encoding small polypeptide DEVIL 4 → MKMGSTNMGSSKRRVSSRGVGGVLREQRAKLYIIRRCVVMLLCWHD